Proteins encoded in a region of the Nicotiana tomentosiformis chromosome 9, ASM39032v3, whole genome shotgun sequence genome:
- the LOC138898910 gene encoding uncharacterized protein, whose protein sequence is MGFDLKIRIDIAQEAVEFFKAQFTEDKDVRKVVFRLNGESVSGPDGFTGQFYHAGFVKGRSIVENILLTQKIVTDIRKRGRPSNVVIKLDMAKAYDRLSWLFLRKVSRQMGFGEVFIDMIYKLVPGRALDDLFDNPNVIGFKMPKWSKNINYLSYVDDTIIISSSHYGEIQLILNVLEDYEAASRQKLNKEKSFFYMHENAPPEEANTVHLITTFQRHYFPFTYVGCLIFYNIRKKEFYKGIVLKVHEILHAWKGKLISIGEKGSSYCSCARETNDTLWTEFMRNKYCKKFNEVLVPWRNGSQVWNKMMAMRDLLEHQIWWQLKRGYEKFWYDNWTGLGALYHVTSPDHWCDETVIHVRDVMIDAAWHEEQLREILPDDITDHIMEKISPPNSSELKDKAYWDTNGRASHAFCIRDGIGDLFYAQVEEIFEATNNIAEARAILEALK, encoded by the exons atgggatttgacttGAAGATTAGGATTGATATAGCACAGGAGGCAGTGGAGTTCTTCAAGGCTCAATTCACTGAAGATAAG GATGTGAGGAAGGTTGTCTTTAGGTTAAATGGTGAGAGTGTAAGTGGGCCGGATGGTTTCACTGGCCAATTTTATCAT GCTGGTTTTGTTAAAGGTAGGAGTATAGTGGAGAATATACTGTTGACTCAAAAAATAGTCACTGACATTAGAAAGAGAGGCAGGCCATCAAATGTAGTGATCAAGCTTGACATGGCGAAAGCTTATGATAGATTGTCCTGGCTATTCTTGAGAAAAGTATCGAGACAAATGGGGTTTGGTGAAGTCTTCATTGATATGATTTACAAGTTG GTGCCAGGGAGAGCTTTGGATGATTTATTTGATAATCCAAACGTCATTGGATTTAAGATGCCAAAATGGAGTAAAAACATCAACTATCTTTCTTATGTTGATGATACAATTATCATCAGCTCATCACATTATGGAGAAATACAATTGATTTTGAATGTGTTGGAAGATTATGAAGCTGCTTCTAGGCAGAAGTTGAACAAGGAAAAATCATTTTTTTATATGCATGAAAATGCACCTCCGGAAGAAGCCAACACTGTGCACTTGATCACCACTTTTCAAAGGCATTATTTCCCTTTTACATATGTTGGATGCCTTATCTTTTACAATATAAGGAAAAAGGAATTCTATAAAGGTATAGTGCTAAAGGTGCATGAGATTTTACATGCATGGAAGGGAAAGCTTATTTCTATAGGAGAAAAGGGTAGTTCTTATTGCTCATGTGCTAGAGA AACAAATGACACATTATGGACTGAGTTTATGAGGAATAAATATTGTAAAAAGTTCAATGAGGTGTTAGTACCTTGGAGAAATGGATCTCAAGTATGGAATAAGATGATGGCAATGAGGGATCTTCTTGAACATCAAATATGGTGGCAACTAAAGAGAGGATATGAAAAATTTTGGTATGATAACTGGACTGGTCTTGGTGCACTTTACCATGTTACTAGCCCAGATCATTGGTGTGATGAAACAGTCATTCATGTTAGGGATGTGATGATAGATGCAGCTTGGCATGAGGAGCAGTTGAGGGAGATCCTACCAGATGACATAACTGATCATATTATGGAGAAAATATCACCACCAAACAGTTCAGAGTTAAAGGATAAGGCTTATTG GGATACAAATGGAAGGGCTTCTCATGCATTTTGTATAAGAGATGGCATTGGTGACTTATTTTATGCTCAAGTAGAAGAAATATTTGAGGCCACAAACAATATTGCTGAAGCTAGGGCTATCCTTGAAGCTCTAAAGTAG